The genomic region CATGATCCGCACGGCGTCGCCCTGCTGCCAGTCGGCGGGGGCGAAGAACAGGCCCCAGGCGAAGCCGGTCAGCGTCAGGCCGAGGCCCAGCGCCGCCACCCAGGGCAGCACCAGCCCCGAGAGGCGCAGAAACCGGCCAGGATTGGCGAAGCGATGGAGGTTGCGGCCGGGCTGCGGCGGTGGGGTGATGCTGGCGTCCACGGGTAGGTTCCTTGCCATACGACACTAGCGCCGCGCGGGGGGCAGTTTGAAGCCGCCGGGCATTACCGTAATGTCATCGCCTCCTGACAAAGGAAAGCTCGATGCTGTTTGCCCTGATCTGCACTGACCGCCCCGGCAGGCTGGATACCCGCATGGCGACGCGGCCGGCGCATCTGGCCTATCTCGAAACCTACCAGTCCAAGCTGGCGCATGCCGGAGCCATGCTGGACGTGGACGGTCGCCCCTGCGGCTCGCTCCTGGTGATCGACGTCGCCGACCGCGCCGAGGCCGAAGGCTTCGCCGAGGGCGATCCCTACGCCAAGGCCGGGCTGTTCGAAAGCGTGATCATCCGGCCGTTCCGGGCGATCTTCAAGGACGGCGAGAAACTCGGCTGATGGCGTTCTGGCTGGTCAAATCGGAGCCGGACGCCTTCAGCTGGGACCAGCAGGTGGCCAACGGCACCGAGCCCTGGACCGGCGTGCGCAACCACCTGGCCCGCAACCACCTCAAGGCGATGCGGGCGGGGGATCTGGCGTTCTTCTACCACTCCAATATCGGCCGACAGATCGTCGGCGTGGTGGAAGTCGCGCGCGAAGCCTATCCGGACCCGACCGCCACGGAGGGCGACTGGGTCTCGGTGGACATGCGCACGGTGGGGCCGATGCCGGTGGCGGTGACGCTCGCGGCGATGAAGGCCGACCCGGCGCTGGAGGGGCTGGCGCTGATCCGCCAGTCCCGGCTGTCGGTGCTGCCGGTCTCGGCATCGCACTGGCAGCACATCTGCCGGCTTGGACACTGGCAAGCCTGAAGACGATCGCATGTGCGTGCTGCGACGGCGAAGACCCTCGCCGTCGCAGCACGGGAGGAAACCCATGCCTCTGTTGCCCGATCCGCCATGGCGCACGCTCTGCCGCATCGACGAGATCCCCGATGGCGGCAGCAAGGGCTTCGGCCCCGCCCCCGGCGGCTTCACCGGCCTGTTCGCCGTGCGCCGGGGCGAACAAGTGCTCGTTTACGTCAATTCGTGCCCGCATCTCGGCACACCGCTCGATTGGGCGCCGGACCGGTTCCTCTCGGTCGACGGCAGCCGCATCGTCTGCGCCACGCATGGCGCGGAATTCCGCATCGAGGACGGGGTTTGCACCCGTGGCCCCTGTCTTGGCGCCACGCTGGAAGTAGTTATGATGCAGATCAGGGACGGATCGATCCTCGTGCCCCCGGACGCCGGTCTTTAAGTCTGGTGGCGGCCTTGCGCACGTAGGGCGGCCCGTTCACCCATGCGTCCAGCACGAGGAAACGCAGCAATGCATGAAGAATTGTTTCCGGTAAAGCCGGAAGTGGCCGCCGCGGCCCATATCAACGCCGAGAAATACCAGCAGCTGTATGCAGCCTCCGTGTCGGACCCGGACGGTTTCTGGGCCACCGAGGCGAAGCGCATCGCCTGGATCAAGCCGCCGACCCAGATCCTCTCCGGCGATTTCACCGGCGACGTGCAGGTGAAATGGTTCGAGGACGGCACGCTGAACGCATCGGTCTCCTGCCTGGACCGCCATCTCGCCGAACGCGGCGACCAGGTGGCGATCATCTGGGAAAGCGACGACCCCAACGTGCACGAGCACGTCACCTATCGCGACCTGCACGCGCGCGTCTGCCGGCTGGCCAATGTGCTGAAATCGCTTGGTGTGCAGAAGGGGGATCGCGTCTGCATCTACCTGCCGATGGTGGTGGAAGCGGCGGTCTCGATGCTCGCCTGCGCGCGCATCGGCGCCATCCATACCGTCGTGTTCGGTGGTTTCTCGCCCGACAGCCTCGCCGGCCGCATCCAGGATGCCGGCTGCCGCGTGCTGATCACCGCCGATGAAGGCCGGCGCGGCGGCCGCAAAGTCGCGCTGAAGGCGAATGCCGACGCCGCGCTGAAGCAGTGCCCGGGCGTCGAGCACGTGCTGGTGGCCAGCGTCACCGGCGGCAAGGTCGAGATGACCGCGCCGCGCGACAAGTCCTACAACGAGCTTTGCGCCGCGGCCTCGCCGGAGTGCGAGCCCGTGGAAATGGCGGCCGAGGATCCGCTGTTCATCCTGTATACGTCCGGCAGCACCGGCAAGCCGAAGGGCGCGCTGCACACGACGGGCGGCTACATGGTGTGGGCCAGCTTCACCCACCAGTACGTGTTCGACTACAAGCCCGGCGAGATCTACTGGTGCACGGCCGACGTGGGCTGGGTGACCGGCCACACCTACATCGTCTATGGGCCGCTGGCCAACGGCGCCACCACCCTGATGTTCGAGGGCGTGCCCAGCTACCCCGATGCCAGCCGCTTCTGGCAGGTGGTGGACAAGCACAAGGTCAACATCTTCTACACCGCCCCCACCGCCATCCGCAGCCTGATGCGCGAAGGCGAGGCCCCGGTGCACAGCACCTCGCGCGCCAGCCTGCGCCTGCTCGGCAGCGTCGGCGAGCCGATCAATCCCGAAGCCTGGCTGTGGTACCATCGCGTGGTGGGCGATCATCGCTGCCCGATCGTGGACACCTGGTGGCAGACCGAGACCGGCGGCATCCTGATCAGCCCGCTGCCCGGCGCCACGCCGCTCAAGCCCGGCTCGGCGACCCTGCCGCTGCCCGGCGTGCAGCCGGTGATCCTCGACGCCGACGGCCGCGAGCTGGAGGGCGCGGCCGAGGGCAATCTGTGCCTGAAGCGTCCCTGGCCGGGCATGATGCGCACGGTGTTCGGCGACCACCCGCGCTTCGTGCAGACCTATTTCTCCACCTTCAAGGGCTATTACTTCACCGGTGACGGCGCCCGGCGGGATGCCGACGGGTATTACTGGATCACCGGCCGCGTCGACGACGTGATCAACGTCTCCGGCCACCGCATGGGCACCGCCGAGGTAGAAAGCGCGCTGGTGGCGCACCCGAAGGTGGCCGAGGCCGCCGTGGTGGGCTTCCCGCACGACATCAAGGGCCAGGGCATCTACGCCTATGTGACGCTCACCGCCGGCGAGGAGCCGTCGGAGGAGCTGCGCAAGGAACTGGTCGCCTGGGTGCGCAAGGAGATCGGGCCGATCGCCGCCCCCGACGCCATCCAGTGGGCGCCGGGCCTGCCCAAGACCCGCAGCGGCAAGATCATGCGCCGCATCCTGCGCAAGATCGCGGCCAACGAGACCGACGGGCTCGGCGATACCTCGACGCTCGCCGATCCCGGCGTGGTCACCGAGCTGGTCGAGAACCGGGTGCGCTGACGCAAACCACGGGACGGGCGGGGGCACGGCGCCCCCGCCCGTCGCCGCCTCGATCCCGACCCTGTTGCCGAAGACGACACGAAGCCGGGTGATTGTTGCCGTTCAGCGATGAACGACCCGGCCGACGCCGCGTTCCTCAGCCGCCCCTCTCCGCTGACAGGAGCAACGCGCATGCCCCTCTACCGGCTCAAACCCGTGGTCGGCCTGCTGGAAGATCCTGACTGGCGCCTGACCGGCCATCGCGGCACGGTCTGGGTGAACGCCGGAAACGAACAGGACGCCAGGCAACTCGCCAGCGAGCGCTTCGACGCGGCCCAGGGCAACCTGCCGGCCGATGCGAAGGTGATCAGCGTCTGGCTGCAGCCCCGGCTGGTGACCGCGGAGATCGGCGCAGCCCCGCCGGGGCCGGACCTGCCCCCGGGATCCCTGGCCAGCGAGCAACTGCCCTGAGATCGTGATCCTCCGGCCCGCCAGTCCGGCCGACGCCAGTCAGGTCGCCGAGGTCGACCTCGCCGCGCGTTCGGCCGCCCTGCCGGATGTCGATTGCGTGCATTCCCCAGAGGAAATTCGCCAGTGGATCGCCGAGAGCCTGATCCCGTCCGGGGGCGTCTTCGTCGCCGAACAGGGCGGGCGGATCGTCGGCTACATCGCCGTGCGGGATTCCTGGGTGGACCAGTTGCACGTCCGTCCCACGCACTGGCGGCATGGTGTCGGCACCCTCCTGCTCCGGCTGGTGCAGGAACGGCATCCGCACGGCCTCACCTGCTACTGCTTCCGCTGCAACAGCCGCGCCCGCATGTTCTATGAACACCACGGCTTCACCGCCATCGGCCTCTCGGACGAAGAGGCCGATGCGCAGGAGCAGCCGGACATCCTCTATTCCTGGCCCGGCATCACGAAAGCCCCCGTGGCGGCCGCCGCGGCGGAAGGCTGATGCGCCGCCCCCTTATCCATGCTCCATCGTGGCCAGGACATCGGCGATGCCGTTGATGACAATCTGCACGCCGATGCACAGCAGCAAAAATGCCGAAAGCCGCGCGATGGTGCGCCGGGCGGTGTCGCCGAGCAGGCCGGCGATCCGCTCGGCCGACCGATAGAACAGCCAGACCAGCACCGCGGTCACCAGCGCCGCCGCCGAGACGCCGAGGAAGAAGTCCAGCAGCGCTTCCCCGCCGCGTGGCCGCTCCGCGCCCAGCGTGACCGCCACCGAAATCGTTCCGGGTCCGGTGGTGAACGGCATGGTCAGGGGGAAGAACGCCACCTCGTCCACCCGCCCCGCCCGCGCCGAGGCCTGTTCGCTCTTGCGGGCTTCCTGCAGTTCGGGGGCATTGAGCAGGTCCCAGGCCCGGAACGCCACCACCAGCCCGCCGGCGATGCGCAGCGCCCCGAGCGAGATGCCGAAGAAGTTCAGCACATAGGCGCCGCCCCACAGCGAGGCCAGCATCACCAGCAGCGAATAGAACGCCACCCGGTTGGCGAGCGCCGCCCGCTCCGCTGCACTGTATCCGGCGGCCACCTCATTGAAGATGAACGCCGCCCCCGGCGGATTGACGATCGAGAAGAAGGCCGGAAAGGCCAGCAGGAAGGCGCTCACCGAGGTCATGCGGTTCCCCGTATGGCTGCGGAAGCGGGGCTATCGCCGCGGCAGTTCCTGCTCCACCAGGCTCGCCCAGTAGCTGGCGCCCAGGGGCAGGATCTCATCGTTGAAGTCGTAGCGGGGATGGTGCACCGGCACGCTGCCCTTCTCGCCATTGGCCTGGCCGAAGCGCACGAAGCATCCCGGCACCTTGCGGGCCATGAAACTGAAATCCTCGCCGCCCAGGCCGGACGGCCGACGGCGCACCACGTGCTGCTCCCCGACCAGCCGCGCCGCCGCCAGTGCCGCGCGCTCGGTCGCCTCCGCATCGTTGATGATCGAGGGGTAGCCCCGCCGGTAATCCACTTCCGCCACGGCGTCGTGCGCCGCCGCGGTGGCCGCCGCCACCCGCTCCACCAGACGCTGCACCTCGTCCTGCACCGTGTCCTTCAGCGTGCGCACGCTGCCGTGCAGCACGGCTTCCTGCGGGATGACGTTGCTGGCGCTGCCGGAATGGAACTGGGTGATGGAGATCACCGCAGACTCCAGCGGGTCGGTGCGGCGCGAGACGATCGACTGCAGCGCCAGCACGACATGTGCGCCGACCACCACCGGATCGATGCTGACATGCGGCCGCGCCGCATGGCCGCCGCGCCCGGTGATGGTCAGCAGGAACCGGTCGGAATTGGCCGAGGCCACCCCTTCCGCCGCCACGATCGTGCCGACCGGCAGGGTGGTGTCGTTATGGGCACCGAAAACCATGTCGCAGGGGAAACGCTCGAACAGCCCTTCCTCCACCATCACCCGGCCGCCGCCACCGCCTTCCTCGGCGGGCTGGAAGATGAAGTGGACGGTGCCGTCGAAGGTGCCGGATTCGGCAAGGTAGCGGGCAGCGCCGAGCAGCATGGCGGTATGGCCGTCATGGCCGCAGGCATGCATCCGGCCGGGATTGCGGCTGCGATGCGCGAAATCATTGGCCTCGTCCATCGGCAGCGCATCCATGTCGGCGCGGATGCCGATGGCACGGTTGCCGTTGCCGCGGCGCAGCGTGCCCACCAGGCCGGTGGTGGCGATGCCGGTGGTGACCTCGATCCCCCAGGACCGCAGCAGGGCGGCGACCTGCTCGCTGGTGCGCCGCTCCTCGAAGCCGAGCTCGGGATGGGCGTGCAGGTCCTGCCGCCAGGCGGTCAGCTCGCCGGCCATGGCGGCGATGCGGTCGATCACGGGCATCGAATCGTCTTCCCCTTTTGCTTGGTGCTTCCGCTGCGGGTCTTCGTCTTACCGGCAGCTTGCGGTCCCGTCATTAGTCCTGCCACGTGCAACCCGCGGCGGGGTCGCGACCTTAACAGGACACCCAAGTCAGGGAGGACAGACATGGTCGACACCAACACGATCAGCGGCACCGCGCGCGACATGGCCGGGCGGGTCCAGGACACGGTCGGCAATGCCGTCGGTGATACCCGCACCCGCGCCCAGGGCGTGGCCAACCAGGCCTACGGGCAGGCGGAACGCTATACCGGCCAGGCCAGCGACCTGATCCGGGACCAGCCGCTGACCTCGGCGCTGGTCGCGCTCGGCATCGGCTTCATCATCGGCCGGTTGTCGTCGTAGCTCCCCGAACCCGGCCCCCTCCCCTGGCGGGAGGGGGCCGTTCGGACCGGGGTCAGAACGCCCCGAGGAAGTCCCGCTTGCCGATCTCCACGCCGTTGTGGCGCAGGATCGCGTAGGCGGTGGTGCAGTGGAACGTCAGGTTCGGGATCACCCAGCCGAACAGATAGCGCTGGCCGCGGAACTTCAGCGCATCGGTACGGGTCGGCACGGTGATCTCGCGGTCTTCGGAGCCGTCGATCTGCCCGGCGGGGATGCTGTCGAGAAACGCCAGCGTCCGTGCAATCCGCTCCTTCAGCTCCTCGAAGCTCCGCTCCTCGTCCGGCCAGTTCTCCGGGACCTGCCCGGACAGCCGGCTGCCTGCCATGCGCGCCATGTCGCAGGCGATCTGCACCTGGCGGCTGAGCGGGAACATGTCGGGCGCGAGCCGCGCACCGGTCAGCACCAGCGGATCGATCCCCTTCGCCGCCGCGAAGGCCGCGCCCTTGTCGAGCACGTCCGACAACGCCTGCAGCAGCTGGCGGAACAGCGGGATGCTGGCCTGGTACATCGACACCGGCATGCGGCTACAGGCTCCCGCCGCGGCGGCCGGCGATGGCGCCGAGGCGCAGGCGCAGCGCGTTCAGCTTGATGAAGCCCTGGGCGTCGAACTGGTCATAGGCGCCCTGGTCGTCCTCGAAGGTGACGTGCTTCATCGAATAGAGGCTGTTCGGGCTCTCGCGGCCGACGCAGGTGACGTTGCCCTTGTAGAGCTTCATCCGCACCCGGCCGGAAACGGATTTCTGGCTCTCGTCGATCAGCGCCTGCAGCATGCGCCGCTCCGGACTGAACCAGAAGCCGTTGTAGATCAGCTCGGCGAAGCGCGGCATCAGGCTGTCCTTGAGATGCGCCGCCTCGCGGTCGAGGGTGATGCTCTCGATGGACCGGTGCGCCGCCAGCAGGATGGTGCCGCCAGGGGTTTCGTAGACGCCGCGGCTCTTCATGCCGACGAAACGGTTCTCCACCAGGTCCAGCCGGCCGATGCCGTTGGCCTTGCCCAGTTCGTTCAGCCGGGTCAGCAGCGCCGCCGGCGACAGCTTGACCCCGTCGATCGCCACCGGGTCGC from Rhodovastum atsumiense harbors:
- a CDS encoding YciI family protein, whose product is MLFALICTDRPGRLDTRMATRPAHLAYLETYQSKLAHAGAMLDVDGRPCGSLLVIDVADRAEAEGFAEGDPYAKAGLFESVIIRPFRAIFKDGEKLG
- a CDS encoding EVE domain-containing protein, giving the protein MAFWLVKSEPDAFSWDQQVANGTEPWTGVRNHLARNHLKAMRAGDLAFFYHSNIGRQIVGVVEVAREAYPDPTATEGDWVSVDMRTVGPMPVAVTLAAMKADPALEGLALIRQSRLSVLPVSASHWQHICRLGHWQA
- a CDS encoding Rieske (2Fe-2S) protein gives rise to the protein MPLLPDPPWRTLCRIDEIPDGGSKGFGPAPGGFTGLFAVRRGEQVLVYVNSCPHLGTPLDWAPDRFLSVDGSRIVCATHGAEFRIEDGVCTRGPCLGATLEVVMMQIRDGSILVPPDAGL
- the acs gene encoding acetate--CoA ligase, encoding MHEELFPVKPEVAAAAHINAEKYQQLYAASVSDPDGFWATEAKRIAWIKPPTQILSGDFTGDVQVKWFEDGTLNASVSCLDRHLAERGDQVAIIWESDDPNVHEHVTYRDLHARVCRLANVLKSLGVQKGDRVCIYLPMVVEAAVSMLACARIGAIHTVVFGGFSPDSLAGRIQDAGCRVLITADEGRRGGRKVALKANADAALKQCPGVEHVLVASVTGGKVEMTAPRDKSYNELCAAASPECEPVEMAAEDPLFILYTSGSTGKPKGALHTTGGYMVWASFTHQYVFDYKPGEIYWCTADVGWVTGHTYIVYGPLANGATTLMFEGVPSYPDASRFWQVVDKHKVNIFYTAPTAIRSLMREGEAPVHSTSRASLRLLGSVGEPINPEAWLWYHRVVGDHRCPIVDTWWQTETGGILISPLPGATPLKPGSATLPLPGVQPVILDADGRELEGAAEGNLCLKRPWPGMMRTVFGDHPRFVQTYFSTFKGYYFTGDGARRDADGYYWITGRVDDVINVSGHRMGTAEVESALVAHPKVAEAAVVGFPHDIKGQGIYAYVTLTAGEEPSEELRKELVAWVRKEIGPIAAPDAIQWAPGLPKTRSGKIMRRILRKIAANETDGLGDTSTLADPGVVTELVENRVR
- a CDS encoding GNAT family N-acetyltransferase gives rise to the protein MILRPASPADASQVAEVDLAARSAALPDVDCVHSPEEIRQWIAESLIPSGGVFVAEQGGRIVGYIAVRDSWVDQLHVRPTHWRHGVGTLLLRLVQERHPHGLTCYCFRCNSRARMFYEHHGFTAIGLSDEEADAQEQPDILYSWPGITKAPVAAAAAEG
- a CDS encoding MarC family protein, with the protein product MTSVSAFLLAFPAFFSIVNPPGAAFIFNEVAAGYSAAERAALANRVAFYSLLVMLASLWGGAYVLNFFGISLGALRIAGGLVVAFRAWDLLNAPELQEARKSEQASARAGRVDEVAFFPLTMPFTTGPGTISVAVTLGAERPRGGEALLDFFLGVSAAALVTAVLVWLFYRSAERIAGLLGDTARRTIARLSAFLLLCIGVQIVINGIADVLATMEHG
- a CDS encoding M20 aminoacylase family protein, yielding MPVIDRIAAMAGELTAWRQDLHAHPELGFEERRTSEQVAALLRSWGIEVTTGIATTGLVGTLRRGNGNRAIGIRADMDALPMDEANDFAHRSRNPGRMHACGHDGHTAMLLGAARYLAESGTFDGTVHFIFQPAEEGGGGGRVMVEEGLFERFPCDMVFGAHNDTTLPVGTIVAAEGVASANSDRFLLTITGRGGHAARPHVSIDPVVVGAHVVLALQSIVSRRTDPLESAVISITQFHSGSASNVIPQEAVLHGSVRTLKDTVQDEVQRLVERVAAATAAAHDAVAEVDYRRGYPSIINDAEATERAALAAARLVGEQHVVRRRPSGLGGEDFSFMARKVPGCFVRFGQANGEKGSVPVHHPRYDFNDEILPLGASYWASLVEQELPRR
- a CDS encoding CsbD family protein gives rise to the protein MVDTNTISGTARDMAGRVQDTVGNAVGDTRTRAQGVANQAYGQAERYTGQASDLIRDQPLTSALVALGIGFIIGRLSS
- a CDS encoding DUF1993 domain-containing protein; this translates as MPVSMYQASIPLFRQLLQALSDVLDKGAAFAAAKGIDPLVLTGARLAPDMFPLSRQVQIACDMARMAGSRLSGQVPENWPDEERSFEELKERIARTLAFLDSIPAGQIDGSEDREITVPTRTDALKFRGQRYLFGWVIPNLTFHCTTAYAILRHNGVEIGKRDFLGAF